From Daucus carota subsp. sativus chromosome 6, DH1 v3.0, whole genome shotgun sequence:
AAGTAGGGAAACAAGCCGACGCATCTGAGAAATTAAGGAAACAAAGCAAACTTGTAGCTCTAAATTGTAAGATTCATTCCCACCATCACTTTTGTTTGAAGCGTCAATCCAGAATGTTGGTAAACCATCCTCTTAATATCTCGggattttggaaaagttaatCATTTAACAATGATATTGGAATTTCATGTGATCCTAATATTCTCGTAATTTATTAAGGATTTTATTCCTCACACTTCATGTGACCCCTAATATTACTCGGAAAATGTTAGAATATACTCTCTTTACTAGGATTATGTTAGAATTTACGGCCCAAACTCGGTGCTACCTCCAATATTGTCCGGAATAATGTTAGAATGCaattatacaatatttattaAGGATATAATGGCAAATTTATTCCCTAAATGGGTGCCAAATTAGTTTTCGAGTGAGGGGATTAAAGACTGAATTTCGAATGCAGATGATTTCTTATACCTGGGAAATaccatataatataatatggatTTCTTCTGCATATAACCTTGCAGATATATCAAGCACACAGTGGACAGTTCCCTTCtacagagacaactgcagatgtACTTCACTGATTGATAAGTGTGTGTATATAACTTAAATTCTTAGTACTGATAAATAACTTTCAAGTTTCTAGCATAAAACTAGCTGAGAATCTTAAACTCAACCATGTTTTTATTGCACAAAATATATCAGCGACCGCTATACTTATTTTGCGCGTAAAAGCAAATCTGATGATGAAGAGGTAATGCATTTGGAGTCGGCGTCACCAGAACTTGAGGAACCAGTTTGCCAAGTCTTATTGACAACAGTGTCAGAACTCAGAAGAAGATTGAAGAGAATTTGAGATAAATCCAGCGGAGCTGTGACATACAACAACGTAGGGTATGTTAGGGCCAGATCAGGCAGGGAAGCTTCGAAGTTTAACACTTGAAGTGCATGGCTATTGAAGGACGGAATTTGTGATCAGGGTGGGCACACCATAGACCTACAACCATCAAACATCTTAACTGTTTCTCATCAAAGTCTGCAGAAAGTTTTGGATCAGCTGCTGCAAGAAGCTCTCCCTTTCCATAAAGGTCCCATATCCACTCTACAAGTATGATCTCACCCTGTTTCGCTTTGGGGTTAATAGGTTTTCTTCCTGAGGCTATTTCCAATGTCACAATACCAAAGCTATAGACATCTGTTTCCTTGCTTACTTTCCCAGTTGTAAAACAGTTAGGGGCAATGAATCCCATTGTTCCTGCCAACACAGTTGTTTCCGTCTCTTTTCCATGATCAAATCTGGCCAACCCAAAATCACCGAGTATGCAATTATAATTTGAGTCCAACATGATATTACTTGTTTTAATATCCCTGTGCAGCAGACATTGTTCCATCCTTCATGTAGATAAAGCAATGCGGATGCCAGGCCTCGAGTTATGTTGTATCTCATTATCCATGTCAAGAACAAACTTTCTCTAAATAGATACGAATCCAGGCTACCATTGGGCAAGAACTCGTAAACAAGTAAAAGCTCTCTTTCCTCATGGCACCAACCAATGAGCTGCACCTTGCCCAACCTTCTCTCCTGCGAAATTCCTTGTTGCAGTAGACAATACTTCATATGAAAACTTACGGGGTCCAGTTTCCTTTTCATATTTACTTGAAATCTCAAATAAGTTGCCATCTACCTTTTTAATTCTATTCCACTTCTTCTTTCAAACACACCAAAGGAGACCTATTGTCATGACTAAGAAGCAGGCTAATGCACCTACAACAATCCCAGCTATTACCTTTCCATATTTCTTCGGCTTCAAACTGGGTTTTGGAGGTGGTGTAGAAATATTTTTATCTGTTGGGAGATGTATACTTGAACTAAAATTCCAAGAATGAACCGCATGTATCTCCCAGAATCGTCTTGCTGTTGCAGCTGAAATACCAAATTCAACCCTTTCTGGCAAGTACTTTCTCATGTCAACTTTATAAGAGAGGCTCTCTATGTATGTACTGTTATTAGAAAAAGAAGTGAAGAAGACGCTAAAATTCATCGTAGTATAATTATAACTGATCCATGCTTCATTCTTTACTCCAGCAGGAACACGACTCAGCCATGTGACATTAGCAACAGATACCATTGAGTTTATGTTGATGCCAACATGATCATGAAGAGGATCCCAGGGATTTGCATAGGTGTCAAACTCCACCACCACGAATATATTTATGGTTGAATTGTTTATCTGGTCTTCACTCACAAGGCCAACACCAGCACCTTGCTGAACACTAGGAATGGGGAAGCCAACCCGTGCAAGAAATAATGCAATCCCGTCAGCATATTCGGACCTATTTTGTGAATTGATAATGAATGCGAAATAGGTGGAGAAGTCAGCCATGTTACCAGATGCCTTGTCCCACAGTTTCAAGGGCTCGGTGTATGTTATTCGACCAGTACTTCGATCCATGCCTCTATCATTCTGGTTGTTGGTTAACTGGATTGCTTCATTCGTAGGAGCAGCATCTTCATGATATATATCTGTAGTATTTGGTGTGAAGCCAGGATAGTTAAAGAGCGGTTGAGCTGTAATAGGGACTCTGAGAACATATAAGATGATAATTAAGAAAGAAGGGCGATAAAACTTTGATTGAAGGTAAACTATATTCCAAGACCTGCAAGGCAACATAGTAAGAGAGTATTAGAAGTACTGCTCCTAAAGCTAGAAAATCGAGTTGCATGACCTACAAAAGATGATCATGTGATATGTTTTTCCTGATAACAAATTATAAGGCTTAATAACTACATAAGTGGACAGTCATATAGAGTATATTTTTAGTCTGCAAAGTTTGGCAAGTTGTGCACAAGCCTGCACAGCTTCATGACAAAACTTCAgtttttgtattaaaaataattcttgTAATTTAGTTAGACAAAACAGTCAGCCTCCCCCTCCTGGACTTTATCTTCCATCTCATTATACCAAGTATAAATTATCCAACAAATGGTGACTATGATTATGGTACAATAAAGTAATCAGGCTTTCTTAAACGTGCACTATAAAGCTTAGCATATGAATAATGAGGCCAACACAGGCATGATATTttctaaataatcaaaaatagttCAATACGTATACAAATATTTTCTGTGAAGATGTAGAATTCAGAAAGCAGCACCAAGAACATGTACTGCACATAGTACCCGTACCTTAACTTTCAGCAAAGCTATTACAAACTTCAGAAAATAGTTGGACTAGGAGTTCTTCTGCTGCTTGTCTAATGGAGCCTAGAAAAGAAAAAACAGAGATATGATGTCCAAAGTATACATATTGGCATTGAATATATTTGTAAGTACAAGATATTATGAGAAAAAAGGTAATATGGAGGAAGTACTATAATTCGGTTGATGATGGCCTCTTGAAGCTGTCAGCCTGGCAATTTTAATGCAACAGGGAATGATGGTATTAACACAAGCTCATAATAAGCACAAACAACACACAACATCTTGATTGAAACTCACTCAGCGATAAACTACTTACAACCTGCATACAAAGAAGAATTTGGCTAAATATCTCCTCCTGCATCAACAGTTAGCACCATGCAAACATCATTCAATGCCAGCATCGATTCAAGCATGTACTTCAAAAGTTGATTTTAGATGTCCAAGGTATGATCTGAACatgatatataaaaatcttTAGAAAAGAAATCAGTACCTGGAAACATTTGATTTCAGCAGTGGCACCGGATAAGTTACTGGAGCCATCTCCTCGCTCATATCCTTGGAACCTAGGGGTTGTcaacaagtatatatattttgttttcttataCCACATAGAAGTACAAAGAATAAGATTAACCTGTATTAAGAATTAGGAATCATTCATGACACacgcaaaaaaaagaaaaaaaagaatttggAATCATTCATTCTGAcccctaaaatattataaataaactttTAATTGGGTCAGACAATAAACAAGTATAATTTGAATTAAGAATTAGGAATCATTCATTTTGACCCctaaaatactagaaataaACAGGTATAATTTGAATTCTGATAGAGAAATAAGATTCTCAAACAATGATGATGTACAACAAACTTGGCTCACTCCAGTTCATTCACAATGCTCAATTCATGAACATGGAACAAAATGGACAGTGCAGTTTTGTTACGTACACGGacttgaatttagaactataaTGGAGTGCACAGACTTGGCTTACTATAACTCATTCACAATGCTCAATCTCTGAACATAAGGCAAACTAGGTCCACCATGTTTTCCCTGCCCATATCACCTTTCTAATTCCAGATTACCTTTCCTTTTCAATTTATGTTCCTTGCTAGTACAAATTATGCAATATTAACACAGCAATAACAGAGTTCCTTTCTTAACAGTTATTAAGATGCACAATAAGAAGATACTTCCAAGGTCTCAGGCTACCAGATGTAAAATGACAAGTCTTGTTAAAGAACCACGGATAAGCTACTAGTGTGTGTACCTGTGCATGTAAGTATATATTATGGATAATTGTTGCACGACGGACTTATGAAAAGACATGTATGTGTACGTATTCAACATATAACAGCTGCAAAGCTATCTTGGTAAGACTAAGACAGAAAGTGACCTGAAGCACagagaacaaaaaaaaattatatcaaggGACTTGTATTAAGGTATCTAATTTAGTCAGGGGTATCTTGATACTTGCGTATTTAAATGTATATCAATATCCAAGAAGTAGATTggagtattatattttaatttttacgtACGAAATACAAGTATATTACAGCAGCTGCAAACTATCAAGTCAGTTGAAACTAAGGCAAAAGTAAAACATTCTAACCATTCTATCCATATAAGGTTATATGTAGTGAACAGAACTTCATCGATAATCTTTGCATGAACACTGGCCATTCCAGAAACAATGAAAACCTGAAGAATCCCGTACATGTATCTCTCTCTTGGTAATCACAGAAACATACTTGAAGAATGTGTGGCAATCACCGCATAGAATTACATTTTTCATAACACGAATTATTTTTCCAGGCTCGGTCATCAGAAGACCATATGTAACAGCTAATTTTGCACTGTgataaaacaaaaaatctttCTTCTGATACTCCTCTACTTCGTGAAGTACAAAACTTGTGTCAGGCACATATCCAGCTTTTAAGCATTCCATAACTAATATTTCTAGCCCTTTGTTGATATCTTTGGATTGAAAATGTGATTTATCCCTTGCAAAAAAGAAATGAGCTC
This genomic window contains:
- the LOC108227696 gene encoding LOW QUALITY PROTEIN: L-type lectin-domain containing receptor kinase IX.1 (The sequence of the model RefSeq protein was modified relative to this genomic sequence to represent the inferred CDS: inserted 4 bases in 3 codons; substituted 1 base at 1 genomic stop codon); translation: MDRSTGRITYTEPLKLWDKASGNMADFSTYFAFIINSQNRSEYADGIALFLARVGFPIPSVQQGAGVGLVSEDQINNSTINIFVVVEFDTYANPWDPLHDHVGININSMVSVANVTWLSRVPAGVKNEAWISYNYTTMNFSVFFTSFSNNSTYIESLSYKVDMRKYLPERVEFGISAATARRFWEIHAVHSWNFSSSIHLPTDKNISTPPPKPSLKPKKYGKVIAGIVVGALACFLVMTIGLLWCVXKKKWNRIKKVDGNLFEISSKYEKETGPRKFSYEVLSTATRNFAGEKVGQGXQLIGWCHEERELLLVYEFLPNGSLDSYLFRESLFLTWIMRYNITRGLASALLYLHEGWXQCLLHRDIKTSNIMLDSNYNCILGDFGLARFDHGKETETTVLAGTMGFIAPNCFTTGKVSKETDVYSFGIVTLEIASGRKPINPKAKQGEIILVEWIWDLYGKGELLAAADPKLSADFDEKQLRCLMVVGLWCAHPDHKFRPSIXHALQVLNFEASLPDLALTYPTLLYVTAPLDLSQILFNLLLSSDTVVNKTWQTGSSSSGDADSKCITSSSSDLLLRAK